In one window of Chryseobacterium phocaeense DNA:
- a CDS encoding phospholipase D-like domain-containing protein — MILERENILTLIGSRRYHSAILTTFSFDFYFFEMKAMKWLRSCGVRNINVFIDGHYYSELMQQVTGEEMQLSAGYSLYPVFQKSVFHPKIWMLFGEKEGLLIVGSGNLTKSGNGNNDEIWGAFHFDIRSTENSSVFSSAWDYLSTLSSSVKGQMNEKTTKWILEHSKWLNELPKTKPFQFFETSQKEKVAFLFNTETTSIWNELLKHLSNEKVVEITTISPYYDKNGKVLQELNSLFPSAIVKVILDESGLIPSAMQVSKAFTFYDWCDAGVSKIQYAKSGNSKSKLHGKIIHFKTKNGKEFCLFGSANITPAGLGLLGKNSNAEVSLLIQSEKGGLLNQLGIKLKTSNSKTLDEFTTTTSKSIYETIIENNQFKLQLLSAELIYDEFILHSNGTYTDEFKVVFFDKQNRFLYSKTFSNYEKELKTKLNLELGTFQYVQLTNISEEIISNKLLISDYFLLAKTHPNPKTEEIEKIYSEIQNGELSKVLDLLHYAIFDETENETGASFLDSRRSTFTKLNDDKEPEKLYDLSSYKAIENSGFEKNLLLSSLSLRVLDVLKFINLNGISTNKQADISIDEQEDDLGNINGNEEGEVATVRNLSFVILKSEKRKLMNYFDNLYNYQQEILYGNSRPKTYRPTLTDLTKYLIALELISEYGGKSAKYDEQDSHHFFSYLPFVDDYDNNNVKGCCLNLIGDFLMLARSGFKAYEFDYTKKKIEELKKEALINTIVCLINNRWKDDELHYFFTMALNALHYLGCRNVDDFNSNFVELKSKINIRISELKNRTKGFEKNLEIFYERLCPSFIKVIEQIEDKNFDASAVNGQIIYKSPWGYSYVQYVNKTNDFTLIRPGFMWDYDKEDYIKHSPDEIYLPLKLSSFICTDL, encoded by the coding sequence ATGATACTAGAAAGAGAAAACATACTAACATTGATAGGAAGCAGAAGATATCATTCTGCAATTCTTACTACCTTCAGCTTTGACTTTTATTTTTTTGAAATGAAAGCAATGAAATGGTTGCGTTCTTGTGGCGTGAGAAACATCAACGTTTTTATTGATGGACATTATTATTCAGAGTTAATGCAACAAGTGACAGGAGAAGAAATGCAACTTTCTGCCGGTTATTCACTTTATCCTGTTTTTCAAAAGTCAGTATTCCATCCAAAAATTTGGATGTTGTTTGGTGAAAAAGAAGGATTGCTTATTGTTGGTTCTGGAAACCTTACAAAATCTGGAAATGGCAACAATGATGAGATTTGGGGAGCATTTCATTTTGATATTCGTTCAACCGAAAATTCATCAGTCTTTTCGTCAGCTTGGGATTATCTATCAACTCTTTCATCGTCAGTTAAAGGACAGATGAATGAAAAAACTACAAAATGGATACTTGAACATTCTAAATGGCTGAATGAATTGCCAAAGACAAAACCATTTCAATTTTTCGAAACGTCGCAAAAAGAGAAGGTTGCTTTCCTGTTTAATACTGAAACAACTTCTATTTGGAACGAACTTTTAAAACATCTTAGCAATGAGAAAGTAGTAGAAATAACTACCATTTCTCCATATTATGACAAAAATGGGAAAGTATTGCAAGAACTTAATTCTCTTTTTCCTTCAGCCATAGTAAAAGTCATATTGGATGAAAGTGGTTTAATCCCTTCTGCAATGCAAGTGAGCAAAGCGTTTACATTTTACGATTGGTGTGATGCAGGCGTAAGCAAAATCCAATATGCAAAATCTGGAAACTCAAAATCAAAACTTCACGGGAAGATTATTCATTTCAAGACAAAAAATGGAAAAGAGTTTTGCTTGTTCGGTAGTGCCAATATTACACCTGCAGGATTGGGATTATTGGGCAAAAATTCAAATGCAGAAGTTTCACTTCTTATTCAGTCAGAAAAAGGTGGACTGTTAAATCAATTAGGCATAAAACTGAAAACAAGCAATAGTAAAACCCTTGATGAATTTACAACGACTACAAGTAAATCAATTTATGAAACTATAATCGAGAATAATCAATTTAAACTACAACTGCTATCGGCAGAGTTGATTTATGATGAATTTATACTTCATTCCAATGGCACCTATACCGATGAATTTAAGGTTGTTTTCTTCGATAAACAAAACCGATTTTTGTATTCCAAAACATTCTCAAATTATGAGAAAGAACTAAAAACAAAACTCAATTTAGAATTAGGCACTTTCCAATATGTGCAATTGACAAATATTAGTGAAGAGATTATCTCTAATAAACTTTTGATTTCAGATTATTTCCTCTTGGCAAAAACGCATCCTAATCCAAAGACAGAGGAAATTGAAAAAATTTATAGCGAAATCCAAAATGGAGAGCTGAGCAAAGTTCTCGACTTGTTGCATTATGCAATCTTTGATGAAACAGAAAATGAAACAGGAGCCAGCTTTTTAGATAGTAGGAGAAGCACGTTTACAAAGCTGAATGATGACAAAGAACCTGAAAAACTTTACGATCTCTCTTCCTATAAAGCAATAGAAAATTCTGGATTTGAAAAAAACCTTCTACTCTCTTCTCTTTCCCTACGTGTTTTAGATGTTTTGAAGTTCATCAATTTAAATGGAATTTCAACAAATAAACAAGCTGATATAAGTATTGATGAGCAAGAAGACGATTTAGGCAACATAAATGGAAATGAGGAAGGAGAAGTGGCAACGGTTCGTAACCTCTCTTTTGTCATTCTTAAATCTGAAAAAAGAAAGTTGATGAACTACTTTGATAACCTTTACAATTACCAACAAGAAATTCTCTATGGGAATAGTCGACCAAAAACATATAGGCCTACACTTACAGATTTGACTAAATATTTAATCGCTCTTGAGTTGATAAGTGAATACGGAGGGAAATCTGCAAAGTATGACGAACAAGACTCGCACCATTTTTTCAGTTATTTACCATTTGTAGACGATTATGACAATAACAATGTAAAGGGTTGTTGTTTAAACTTAATTGGCGACTTTTTGATGCTGGCAAGAAGCGGATTTAAAGCGTATGAATTTGACTATACAAAAAAGAAAATCGAGGAACTAAAAAAAGAGGCACTCATAAATACAATTGTTTGCTTAATTAACAATCGATGGAAAGATGATGAATTACATTACTTTTTTACTATGGCTTTAAATGCACTTCATTATTTAGGTTGTAGGAATGTAGATGATTTCAATAGCAATTTTGTAGAATTAAAATCCAAAATTAATATTAGAATTTCCGAGCTGAAAAACAGAACAAAGGGATTTGAAAAAAACTTAGAGATATTTTACGAAAGACTATGTCCTTCGTTTATAAAAGTGATTGAACAGATTGAAGATAAGAACTTTGATGCATCAGCAGTTAACGGGCAAATTATTTACAAATCGCCTTGGGGTTATAGCTACGTTCAGTACGTAAATAAAACAAACGATTTTACTTTAATCAGACCTGGCTTTATGTGGGACTATGATAAAGAAGATTACATAAAACACAGTCCAGACGAAATTTATTTACCTCTAAAACTCTCATCTTTTATATGCACCGATTTGTAA
- a CDS encoding helix-turn-helix domain-containing protein encodes MEVIAIQKSALDGMTNELKALLELTENATMKYTSIFKEEKWLDNQEVCLMMNITKRTLQTYKDKGLLPYSKLNRKNYYKLSDVRALLEAGQPYNTNDNGFTDE; translated from the coding sequence ATGGAAGTTATCGCAATACAAAAATCCGCATTGGATGGAATGACAAATGAACTGAAAGCACTTTTGGAATTGACCGAAAATGCCACAATGAAATACACTTCAATTTTCAAAGAAGAAAAATGGCTCGATAACCAGGAAGTGTGTTTGATGATGAACATTACCAAACGGACTTTGCAGACCTACAAGGATAAAGGACTATTGCCTTATTCCAAACTGAACCGCAAGAATTATTATAAACTCTCGGACGTACGGGCTTTGCTCGAAGCTGGACAGCCGTACAATACCAATGATAATGGATTTACTGACGAATGA
- a CDS encoding helix-turn-helix domain-containing protein, with protein MDLLTNDNEEIISHQEMILILRDRIESILKNYRPVMNGEIYLSGEDVCKLLHISKRTLQQYRDDNILPYIQIGGKIIYKETDLMTILEQNYINHKTNSD; from the coding sequence ATGGATTTACTGACGAATGATAATGAAGAAATCATTTCCCATCAAGAAATGATTTTGATATTGAGAGACCGTATTGAAAGCATATTAAAAAACTATCGTCCCGTAATGAATGGAGAAATTTATTTGTCGGGCGAAGATGTATGCAAACTGTTACACATTAGCAAACGCACTTTACAGCAATATCGTGATGATAATATCCTGCCGTATATTCAGATTGGTGGCAAAATTATTTATAAGGAAACAGATTTGATGACAATATTGGAGCAGAATTATATCAATCACAAAACTAATTCAGACTAA
- a CDS encoding response regulator transcription factor, which translates to MKTGTSQQKITLAFINDKSPILDLICKDLIASGTEVLFRSESIEDGLSKLSSLNELPKICIIDLDFYNKNVLVELQELRTKYPTIKLIAHSDIDDAKVGKYLLDIGFSSYLLIGNDAEYFRKVIEAVIN; encoded by the coding sequence ATGAAAACTGGTACATCCCAACAAAAAATTACACTCGCCTTTATCAATGATAAAAGCCCAATTTTAGATTTAATTTGCAAAGACCTCATTGCTTCAGGAACTGAAGTCTTATTTCGTTCAGAAAGCATTGAAGATGGACTATCAAAATTATCTTCATTAAATGAACTCCCTAAAATTTGTATTATCGACCTTGATTTTTACAACAAGAATGTTTTGGTTGAACTTCAAGAATTAAGAACAAAATATCCAACAATAAAACTTATTGCACATAGTGATATTGATGATGCGAAAGTGGGTAAATATCTTTTAGATATTGGTTTTTCAAGTTACTTGCTGATTGGTAATGATGCGGAATATTTTAGAAAAGTAATAGAAGCCGTTATCAATTAG
- a CDS encoding DUF1905 domain-containing protein: protein MKYLVKDEELELKYEAGKGAWTYHIQVPNTKHIVGKWGSLKVSGTIDNYTIDSINLFTIGGQDKLISINDKIRKAISKSGGDTVTVTLYLLTSKEPITEKEILDTFRNSGVLKSFNKLPKEDRIKIIEKISSTKSEDKQVNLILKYIDQLGDDND from the coding sequence ATGAAATACTTAGTAAAGGACGAGGAACTCGAATTGAAATATGAAGCAGGTAAAGGTGCTTGGACATATCACATCCAAGTACCTAACACTAAACATATCGTAGGAAAATGGGGTTCATTGAAAGTATCTGGTACAATTGACAACTACACAATTGACAGTATTAATTTGTTTACGATTGGAGGACAAGACAAGCTAATTTCAATTAATGACAAAATCAGGAAAGCAATCAGCAAAAGTGGTGGCGACACTGTAACTGTGACACTTTACTTATTGACTTCAAAGGAGCCGATTACAGAAAAAGAAATATTAGATACTTTTAGAAATTCGGGTGTTTTAAAATCGTTCAATAAATTACCAAAAGAAGATAGGATCAAAATTATTGAAAAAATATCCTCTACAAAATCCGAGGACAAACAAGTAAATCTAATTTTGAAATATATTGACCAATTGGGTGACGACAATGATTAA
- a CDS encoding PRTRC system ThiF family protein, which produces MNTEKTAVHFTDNYLLNPTNPISINLIGAGGTGSKVLTALMEINESLIALGHAGLQVRLWDDDVITSANLGRQRFAESETGLYKSVALINRCNRWAGTNWKAETVKFEKDNFGRPPEKARAIITITCMDNVQARFGVAEILKEISYRRHYQDEPKYWLDFGNSQDTGQVILSTIGEIKQPNSEKYQTVASLPFVTDEFGELLKQSEQEDSTPSCSLAEALEHQDLFINSSLTQMGCSLLWNLFRRGMTEYKGFFHNLKDFRTHPIKVA; this is translated from the coding sequence ATGAATACAGAAAAAACCGCAGTTCATTTTACAGATAATTACCTGCTCAATCCTACCAATCCGATTTCGATAAACCTTATCGGAGCAGGTGGTACAGGCTCAAAAGTATTGACTGCTTTAATGGAAATAAACGAAAGTTTGATTGCGTTGGGACACGCAGGGTTACAAGTCCGCCTTTGGGACGATGATGTTATCACGAGTGCCAATTTGGGCAGACAACGATTTGCAGAAAGTGAAACAGGATTATATAAATCCGTTGCTTTAATCAATCGTTGCAACCGTTGGGCAGGTACGAATTGGAAAGCCGAAACGGTAAAATTTGAAAAGGACAATTTTGGCAGACCACCCGAAAAAGCAAGGGCAATCATTACCATTACTTGTATGGACAATGTACAGGCGAGGTTTGGCGTTGCTGAAATTCTTAAAGAAATAAGTTACCGCAGACACTACCAAGATGAGCCAAAATATTGGTTGGATTTTGGGAACAGCCAAGATACAGGACAAGTGATATTATCCACTATCGGAGAGATAAAGCAACCCAATTCAGAAAAATACCAAACGGTGGCAAGCCTGCCATTTGTTACCGATGAATTTGGCGAATTGCTGAAGCAATCCGAACAAGAGGACAGCACGCCAAGTTGCTCACTTGCCGAAGCATTGGAACACCAGGATTTGTTTATCAATTCCTCATTAACCCAAATGGGTTGTTCTTTGCTATGGAACTTGTTTCGCAGGGGAATGACTGAATACAAAGGATTTTTTCACAATCTGAAAGATTTCCGCACCCACCCGATAAAAGTTGCCTAA
- a CDS encoding PRTRC system protein B yields MNTTTDITDHFGTLYYPKSALVFYETKGTETDMYVEHFDMDSNGTPINAHPLTVKEANVLVKSLQTDEEKNTAFLKPKGILPTNILHINPSAEKGTVLWYTKTQQRKLYFVDSLGIPNGMSQVPPMLWLASKSSLTVFALAYDRRPTEKTPLHYAPFFNIYEKGNVCMGTVSIDIKNSASVEEFIRAWEHYFFNSYFSHSLCENLTKTNIVNLWKDLIGTDKPFPKEVLKKNNKTIKNLL; encoded by the coding sequence ATGAACACAACAACAGATATAACAGACCATTTTGGAACATTGTACTATCCGAAATCCGCTTTGGTTTTCTATGAAACCAAAGGAACTGAAACCGATATGTACGTGGAGCATTTCGATATGGACAGCAACGGAACGCCAATCAATGCCCACCCATTGACGGTAAAGGAAGCAAACGTATTGGTAAAGTCTTTACAGACTGATGAAGAAAAGAACACAGCCTTTTTAAAACCAAAGGGAATATTGCCTACAAATATTCTGCATATCAACCCAAGTGCTGAAAAAGGTACGGTACTTTGGTACACCAAAACACAACAACGGAAACTGTATTTTGTGGATAGTTTGGGCATACCCAACGGAATGTCACAAGTACCGCCAATGCTATGGTTAGCGAGCAAAAGCAGTCTTACCGTATTTGCTTTGGCATATGACAGAAGACCCACCGAGAAAACGCCATTGCATTATGCACCTTTCTTCAATATCTACGAAAAGGGCAATGTATGTATGGGTACGGTAAGCATAGACATTAAAAATTCGGCTTCGGTTGAGGAATTTATCCGAGCGTGGGAGCATTATTTTTTCAATTCCTATTTCAGCCATTCTTTATGCGAGAACTTGACGAAAACAAATATTGTAAATCTTTGGAAAGACCTTATTGGTACTGATAAACCCTTTCCGAAAGAAGTATTAAAAAAGAACAATAAAACCATTAAAAATCTATTGTGA
- a CDS encoding PRTRC system protein C: MLLATQLERVFILKDKGQDIRLTDPEPRWSVEAVMNFYANMYPILTTAKASAPQIKDDAVEYKFESVMGTKG; this comes from the coding sequence ATGTTATTAGCAACGCAATTAGAAAGAGTTTTTATACTCAAAGATAAAGGACAGGACATCAGACTGACCGACCCAGAACCACGTTGGAGCGTGGAAGCCGTGATGAATTTTTATGCCAATATGTACCCCATTCTGACAACTGCAAAAGCATCTGCACCGCAAATTAAAGATGATGCAGTCGAGTACAAATTTGAAAGCGTAATGGGTACGAAAGGTTAA
- a CDS encoding PRTRC system protein E: MNTNFFNQIQQLDFTGVLQLNISKGIESNLIVTVLLNNEACGDSAKNLIPPLTFNATPQEFDEGFFEQITTPIQKVSGLMVDMEKFQKQLDEAKAQSAIEKAKTEKEKKEKEAKDKKFKDAMAKADELEKEGKFREAWIKVPDLTEFPEKADEIRKRKTALSDKFATPSLFGAMDEAKPEPPIEQEITADYPIDETDEDEKNSNH, from the coding sequence ATGAATACAAATTTTTTCAATCAGATACAGCAGTTGGACTTTACAGGAGTATTGCAACTGAACATTTCAAAAGGAATAGAAAGCAACCTAATTGTAACGGTATTGCTCAACAACGAAGCGTGTGGAGATAGTGCAAAAAATCTAATTCCCCCATTGACATTTAACGCCACGCCCCAAGAGTTTGATGAGGGATTTTTTGAGCAGATAACCACACCTATACAAAAGGTATCGGGCTTAATGGTGGATATGGAGAAATTTCAAAAGCAACTTGATGAAGCCAAAGCACAATCGGCAATCGAGAAAGCAAAAACCGAAAAAGAGAAAAAAGAAAAAGAAGCCAAAGACAAGAAGTTTAAAGATGCAATGGCAAAGGCGGACGAGTTGGAAAAAGAGGGTAAGTTCCGTGAAGCGTGGATAAAAGTACCCGATTTAACGGAGTTTCCCGAAAAAGCAGACGAGATACGCAAACGCAAAACAGCATTATCCGACAAATTCGCAACACCGAGCCTTTTCGGAGCAATGGACGAAGCAAAACCCGAACCACCAATAGAACAAGAAATTACTGCCGATTATCCTATTGATGAAACAGACGAAGATGAAAAGAATAGTAATCATTAA
- a CDS encoding DUF1281 family ferredoxin-like fold protein: MANWCSNTVVFEGKPVTITAIQELFQSMKEKEEKTEEGQLPEFISKNNGGYFFNIYWNEGDEGQFQYETKWSPNIEVIQKIAEHYEVNFTQDYEEMGNLIYGRATFYEATHRYLFGRRRF; this comes from the coding sequence ATGGCAAATTGGTGCAGTAATACAGTTGTATTCGAGGGGAAACCCGTAACAATCACAGCAATACAGGAACTTTTTCAATCAATGAAGGAAAAGGAAGAAAAAACCGAAGAAGGGCAACTACCCGAATTTATTTCTAAAAATAATGGTGGTTATTTCTTCAATATCTATTGGAATGAAGGCGATGAAGGGCAATTTCAGTATGAAACAAAATGGTCGCCCAATATAGAAGTAATTCAAAAGATAGCGGAACATTACGAAGTGAACTTTACACAGGATTATGAAGAAATGGGCAATCTTATATATGGTAGGGCAACATTTTATGAAGCTACTCACAGATATTTATTTGGAAGACGAAGATTTTGA
- a CDS encoding DUF932 domain-containing protein — MAHNINFNERTGRYSFFSVQQKAWHGLGQIVEQYPTSEEAIKHAGLDYEVVKSPLFTKGSGIIETTNGIEIGSSELEVPNYFANIRTDNNAVLGVVGKDYHIVQNREAFNFFDAIVGGGEGILYETAGALGNGERIFITAKLPDYIRVGNGDDVTEKYIFLTTSHDGSGSITAAFTPIRIVCQNTLNASLRSMTNVVRIKHTSGAKGRIENAHKIMGLANTLSNQLEGIFNEWAKVKVSDREVKKLIQLALCPNKETLDLIKKGAEDEISTVFKNTVEDAFAYAMISDTQQMDTTKGTLFGAYNAVTGYYQNVRNYKNDEAKLQSIVLGGTAQLKSQKAFELCNGFALDGAEILNLN, encoded by the coding sequence ATGGCACATAATATCAATTTCAACGAGAGAACAGGACGTTATTCATTTTTCAGCGTTCAGCAAAAAGCGTGGCACGGTTTAGGGCAAATCGTAGAGCAATATCCAACAAGTGAGGAAGCTATCAAACATGCAGGATTAGATTACGAAGTCGTAAAATCCCCACTATTTACCAAAGGTTCCGGCATTATCGAAACCACCAATGGTATAGAGATAGGCAGTAGCGAATTAGAAGTGCCTAATTATTTCGCCAACATTCGCACCGATAACAATGCCGTATTGGGCGTAGTCGGTAAGGATTACCACATCGTACAAAACCGTGAAGCCTTTAATTTCTTTGATGCTATTGTAGGCGGTGGCGAGGGCATTCTGTATGAAACCGCAGGAGCATTAGGCAACGGTGAACGCATTTTTATCACAGCCAAACTGCCTGACTATATTCGTGTGGGTAATGGCGATGATGTTACGGAAAAGTACATTTTCCTTACCACTTCGCACGATGGTAGCGGAAGTATCACAGCCGCATTCACGCCTATCAGAATTGTTTGTCAAAATACCTTAAACGCTTCATTACGCAGTATGACTAATGTTGTCCGTATCAAACACACTTCGGGAGCAAAAGGACGTATCGAGAACGCTCACAAGATTATGGGACTTGCCAACACATTGAGCAACCAATTAGAGGGCATTTTTAATGAATGGGCAAAAGTAAAGGTATCAGACCGTGAAGTTAAAAAGCTAATCCAATTGGCACTTTGCCCGAATAAGGAAACGCTTGACCTTATCAAAAAAGGTGCAGAAGATGAAATTTCCACCGTGTTCAAAAACACCGTTGAAGATGCTTTTGCATACGCAATGATAAGCGACACCCAACAAATGGATACGACAAAAGGAACATTGTTCGGAGCTTATAATGCGGTTACAGGTTACTATCAGAACGTAAGAAATTACAAGAATGATGAAGCCAAGTTGCAGAGCATTGTATTGGGTGGCACTGCTCAACTCAAATCACAGAAAGCATTTGAATTGTGTAATGGTTTTGCTTTAGATGGTGCAGAAATCCTAAACCTTAATTAA
- a CDS encoding single-stranded DNA-binding protein, with protein sequence MNITGRLTRDAEVRTTSQDKQVVNFSVATNDSYRNKQGERIEQTTYFDCSYWISPNVAKLLTKGTLVELSGRVSTRAWTGNDGEPRAGLNFHTSQIKLHGGGKKSETAQATTSTNNNKAEDDLPF encoded by the coding sequence ATGAACATCACAGGAAGACTGACAAGGGATGCGGAAGTACGCACAACGTCACAGGACAAACAAGTAGTAAACTTTTCAGTAGCGACCAACGACAGCTACCGTAACAAGCAGGGCGAACGCATAGAGCAAACCACCTATTTCGACTGCTCCTATTGGATAAGCCCGAATGTAGCCAAGCTACTTACAAAAGGCACTTTGGTAGAACTATCGGGACGAGTAAGTACAAGAGCGTGGACAGGTAATGATGGAGAGCCAAGAGCAGGATTGAATTTCCATACCTCACAAATCAAATTGCACGGCGGTGGCAAAAAATCGGAAACGGCACAAGCTACCACAAGCACAAACAATAACAAGGCAGAAGACGACCTCCCATTTTAA
- a CDS encoding site-specific integrase — MTQTKKSTFKLLFYLKKNELKKNGNAPIMARITIDGTPKTFGTKLEIDPSNWDLKYGRVEGKSATALNINKKLDNIRGRIDKIYEDMLKHEGFATSQKVKLSFLGVGVMDDAILKVFNDKNEDFKKLVDKEERSQSTYNKYITVYNHLTAFIKERYHRDDMAFRELTGDFIREFDFYLRYDLQSTHNTVWVYTMPVLSLVELAIKKGLIRDNPFQDYEINMEETDRGYILKEDVEKLMMCAPPHPRYELVKDLFIFSCFTGLAYADIKKLTRNNIQSFFDGHQWIISRRKKSDIASNVRLMEIPKRIIEKYLGSTRNEFIFPVPTNVTCNTHIGKLIEKAEIITEQKVTFHTARHTFGTMFLTEGVPLESLSKMMGHKNILTTQIYAKITSQKISKDMDLVAPKFKEIEEAFLQVI; from the coding sequence ATGACGCAGACAAAAAAATCAACGTTCAAACTGCTTTTCTACTTGAAAAAGAACGAACTGAAAAAAAATGGTAATGCTCCGATTATGGCACGTATTACCATTGACGGAACACCTAAAACTTTCGGGACAAAGTTAGAAATTGACCCTAGCAATTGGGATCTAAAATATGGAAGAGTTGAGGGTAAAAGCGCAACAGCTTTAAATATTAATAAAAAGTTGGATAACATACGTGGGCGTATTGACAAAATTTATGAAGATATGCTGAAACACGAGGGGTTTGCTACTTCCCAAAAAGTAAAGCTTTCATTCTTGGGTGTTGGTGTAATGGATGATGCAATTCTAAAAGTCTTCAATGATAAAAATGAGGATTTTAAAAAATTGGTTGACAAGGAAGAACGTTCACAAAGCACCTACAACAAGTACATCACGGTTTATAATCATCTTACCGCTTTTATTAAAGAACGCTATCATCGTGATGATATGGCTTTTCGGGAATTGACTGGAGATTTTATTAGGGAATTCGATTTTTATCTTCGGTACGATTTACAGTCTACACATAATACGGTTTGGGTTTACACGATGCCCGTACTAAGTCTGGTAGAATTGGCTATAAAAAAAGGTTTGATACGTGATAATCCGTTTCAAGATTATGAAATTAATATGGAAGAAACCGACAGGGGTTATATTCTTAAAGAAGATGTAGAAAAACTGATGATGTGTGCACCGCCCCACCCACGGTATGAGCTTGTAAAAGATCTTTTTATTTTCAGTTGTTTTACCGGACTTGCTTATGCGGATATTAAAAAACTAACAAGGAACAATATTCAGTCTTTCTTCGATGGCCATCAATGGATCATCAGCAGAAGAAAAAAATCAGATATTGCTTCTAATGTTCGATTAATGGAAATTCCAAAACGTATCATAGAAAAATACCTCGGTAGCACTCGTAATGAGTTTATCTTTCCAGTTCCAACTAATGTAACCTGCAATACTCACATTGGCAAATTAATTGAAAAAGCTGAAATTATAACAGAACAAAAAGTAACTTTTCACACCGCAAGACACACATTTGGAACGATGTTTTTGACCGAAGGCGTACCTCTTGAAAGCCTTAGCAAAATGATGGGACATAAAAACATTTTAACCACACAGATTTATGCTAAAATTACCAGCCAAAAGATTAGTAAGGATATGGATTTGGTAGCTCCTAAATTTAAGGAGATTGAAGAAGCGTTTTTACAGGTTATATAG